The genomic stretch GCCTACGCGAGCAGGGCACCCACCAGGAGCTCCTCGCCCAGCGCGGGATCTACTACCGCCTCTATCAGCTGCAGTACAAAGACCAGGAGGTCGCCCGGGCGGGTTAGGGACCTTCGTCGAGAGCCGGCGAGAAGGCCGGACTAGGGGGTCGAGGGGTTTGGTTCGTTAGCGGCGGACTCGACTCGCCGCGGAAATCCCTGATCCCAGCGGTGCCACCAAGCGGTGCCTTGGGAGTCGCGGGCGACGAAGTGGGGCGACAGCCCGAGCTCGAAGTGACCGCGATAGCAGTGGCCGCGGCTGTTGTAGATGACGAAGCCGTTGATGTATGGCACCACGCCTTCGGCCCAGGTGGGGTAGGTGTCGGGCCGCCGGTAGGGCTGGGCCGCGTCGATGATGATCGAGTCGAGCCACTGGCGCACTCTGGCGGTGGCCGCCTCGGGGGTGGCGGCGTCCGCCGTAAAGCCCGGAGAAATTTCCGTGATCGTGACCTTCTCGATCGGCCCGAGCAACTCGGCGACGGTCATGGTGCCCTGAGGATCGATGCGGGCTTCGAGGTTCGCCTTGGCCTGCTCATGGGAGGGCGGCTGGCAGGAGTCGAAGCCCCAGCCGAAGGGTCGGGACCAGCTCTCCAGGACCTCGATCGGAGGAGATTCGGGCTCGCTGGCCAGAGCTCCCGGGCAGAGCGCCAGGAGGCTGATCAGCAGGATCGGGGAGAAGCGCTTCATGCGTTCAAGATACGGTCCCGGCCCAGAAAAAGGTTGATTTCGCTGACGCCCTTCGGCGCGCCGGTCGTCAACCGGCCGGCTCGAGCTCGGAGAGCACCACGGCGGTGCCGCAGCACAGCAGCTCGGCCGCTCCCGACATCACCATCGAGGTCGAGAAGCGCACGCACACGATGCCGTTGGCGCCGAGGGTCAGTGCTTCGGCCACCATGCGGTCGAGGGCTTGCTCGCGGGTTTCGGCGAACAGCTTGGTGTACTCGCTGACCTCACCGCCCACCAGGCCGCGCAGCACGGCCATGATGTCGGTTCCGATGTGGCGCGCCCGGATGGCGTTGCCTCGCACCAGCCCGAGGGTGCGCTCGATTCTTCGCGGCGGTGCCGCGTCGGCGGTGATGACGATCATTTCTGGACCCTCCGATAGCGGTCGCCCGGAAGGGTGCGGAGACGATCGAGCAAGACCGAGAGAAAAAGAAACAGGCCTCCGGCGAGGGCGCCGAAGACCAGGAGTTTTTGCCACAAAGTCTCGTGTCCTGTGGCGAGCTGCCAACCCAAGAAGGCGGTCACGGCAACGGCCCAAGCGATCAGCATGGTCCAGCCGCCGGTGCGGAGCCAGCGGCTTCCGGAGCTCTTCGGGAGCTCGTTCCACTGGCCGTCATCGGGAACCAGGAAAGCGGTGTTGGCGGCGGTGGCGCGCAGGGCATTCATGCCCTCGACCAGGCCACGACAGTGGGCGCAGTCTTCGAGATGAAGGCGCACTTGCTGTCGATCAGCCTGGGTCAATACGCCGTCGAGGTAGCCCGAGAGCATTTCCTCGGCGAAGGGCCGGCCGCACCCCTGGGGCTCATCAGTCGGCATCACATTCCTCCGGACATCGAAATCTCCCCGGCTTCGTCCAGGTCGCTCAAGGTGCTGCGCAGAGCTTTCCGGGCTCGGTGCAGCCGCGACATCACCGTGCCTTGGGGAATCGAGAGAACCCGCGCAATCTCCTGATAGGAGAGATCTTGGTAGTCCCGCAGGATCAAGATCTCGCGCTGACCGTCGGTCAATTGGTTGACGGCCTGCCACAAACGGGCCTGCAATTGGCGCTGCTCGGCGGTGCCTTCGGGGCCCGGCGAAAGGTCGACGATTTCGGGCCGATCCTCTCCGGTGAGCCCGTCGAGGGGCTCGTGAAGGCGCACCCGCCGCCAGCGCTTGAGGTCGCGGACGCGATTGCGGACGATGGCGAACAACCAGGGCTTGACCGCCCGGCCGGGTTCGAAACGGTGCAAATTGGAGAAGAAGCGCAGGGCCGAGTCCTGAGCCACGTCGAGCGCATCCTCCGGGTCACGCAGGAGCTGCAAGGCGAGAAGATATGCCGCACGCCGGCACCACGTAGCGAGCTCCTCCCGGGCGATCTGATCGCCCCGGCGGGCCCGCTCCACCCTCTCGCTCAATGGGTCGCCAGCAGCGATGGGGAGCCGAGCTGCCGCGCTCGGTTGCCGTAAAGTCATTTCCGTGTTCACGCCCCTGGGTACGAACTGCGACCGTATCTATTCCCCGACCCCCAGAAAATCCCACCCGAATTCCCGTCATGTCCCGTGCCGAAGGGGTGCCCAGAGGCTACCGCATCGTTTTCCGCCGCCGGATTCGGCCCCTCCGTCGAGGTGGGGAGGATGCCGTAGGGGGGCGGTCCCATTCCGGGATAGGCTCCGGCCATGAGCGTCGAGCTGTCGGTGGTGATTCCCACCTACAACCGCATGGACACCCTGCCGGAGGTGCTGGCGGCGGTCGAGGGTCAGAGGGCCGACTTCGAGTTCGAAGTCGTGGTGGTCGATGATGGCTCGACCGATGGCACCGCCGAATGGCTCGCAGAGCGCGCCTTTCGGCGTTCGGCGCAGGTGCTGCGGCAGGACAATGCCGGACCGGCGAGGGCGCGCAACCGCGGCGTCGAGGCGGCGCGCGGTCGCTGGGTGGCCTTTTTGGGGGACGACACCGTCCCTGAGGCAGGATGGTTGCAGAACCATCGCCGGGCCCATCGCGAGCGCGGTGACGCTCGCGAGCTGGCGGTCATCGGCTATACCGGCTGGCACCGGCGCATGCGCCTCAACCCGTTCCTGCGCTACATCAACGACTACGGTCTGCAGTTCGGATACCGGTTGATCGACGATCCGGAGAAGGTGCCGTTCAACTTCTTCTACACCTCCAATCTGTCGCTGCAGCGCGAGCTGCTAGTGGCGGAACCCTTCGACCTGCGGTTCCCCTATGCTGCCTGGGAGGACATCGAAACCAGCTACCGGCTGCACCAGCGTCAGGGCCTGCGCCTGATCTACGAGCCGCGGGCCGAAGTCGCCCACGACCATCCCACCAGCCTGGCTCGCTTCGCCGAGCGGCAGGAGAAGTCCGGCTACTCGGCGGTGGTCTTCTACCGTTTGCACCCGGAGCTCGGCGCCTTCCTCGGGGTCGGCCCGGAAGGACCACCGCCGCTACCGCCGGCGGCGCCGCAGCGATTCTGGGAACGCCTGGCCCGCGCCTTGCAGGGATTACCTCTGAAACTACCCGGCCTCTGGGAGAGGACATTGAGGTTCCACTACATCCGGGGCCTTCACCGCGCCTGGCAGGATCAGCAGGCCGTGATAAAGGAGGGTGCCTAATGGTTAGGCAAATTTTTCGACGTGGGGGGATCGCCGCCCTTGGGGCGGGCGCTCTCTATCTCGCTTTGATGGCGCTGATGGCGGCGCCGGCGGAGGCCCAGGCGGCTCGCACCCGTCCCGGCGGTTCGTCGGGCGGCTCCGTGAGCGGCGGTTCGTCCGGTGGCTCGAGCTCTTCCGGTGGCTCGTCATCGGTGCGCAGCACGCGACCCTCAGGGGTGAGCAGCGGCTCTCCGACCGTGATCGAGCGCCGTCGCCCCTACACGCGCAGCCGCGACCGCTTCCGCTACTACGGCAACCACGGCTACAACGATTACTACTTCTACGGTGGCCGCTACTACCCGAGCTACTACTGGAGTCCCTTCGGCCTCGGTTGGTGGTTCGGCTACTCGAGCTACTACCCCTACAGCTACGCCCGTCGGCCCGGGGTGGCGGTCTACGGCGGCCGCTTGACGGAGGAGATGGGTGCTTTGGACACCGACGTCTGGCCCGGCCGGGCGGAGGTCTTCGTCAACGGTCAGCGGGTGGGCACGGTCGACAATTACGACGGTTTCCCGCGCTATCTGTGGCTCGAAAAGGGGGTCTACGACGTCGTCTTCTACCTCGACGGCTTCAAGACCATCGCCCGGCAGTACACCATCGATCCGGGAGTGGTGGTCGATGTCGAAGACCGCATGCAGCGCGGTGAGTCGGTGCGGCCGGAGGATCTGGCCTCGAAGTCGACGGCGGTGCGCGATGCCCGCCTGGCGGCTCGCCGCGAGCAGCAGCCGGCACCCACCGAGTGGCGTCAGCGGGTGCGCGCTCAGCGCGCCGAGCGGCGCCAAGCGGTGGAAGAGTCGGACTCGGTCGAAGACTTGCGTGGTGAGCCGGCCCGGCTGGTGCTCTCGATCGAGCCCGCCGACGCCGCGGTCTATCTCGACGGGGAGTTCCTCGGCATCGGCAACGAAGTGGCCCGCGAGCTGATCGTCGATCCCGGCCGCCATCGCCTCTCGATCGTGCGACCGGGCCACGAGTCCCGCAACGTCGAGGTCGAAGTCGCCGCCGGCGATGAGACCGAGGTCGACGTCACCCTGACCAAGCTCGAGTAGGGCTGCGGCAGGACGCCGAGTGAATCGAAGGCTCCGATCCCTCGCGGGTCGGAGCCTTTGCCATCAAGGTGCTCAGGACCTTGGGCAAGAAGATTCGCGGCTCTTGTTGGGACTCCGAGCCCGATCAGGGCGAGGCGGCGGCAAAAGCCGCCGAGGATAGGGGTGAGCCCGCGCGACATGCGCGTGCGGGCGAGGGGGGCGCCTTTAGCCCCCCCTGGAACAGACAGCAGGCTGCTAGCGTCCCTGTTCGCGGCGCTTGAGGGCTTCCTTCTCCATATCGATCAGCCAGCGCTTGCGCTCCTGGCCGCCGATATAGCTGCCAATGCCGGATTTGTTGGTCACCACCCGGTGGCACGGGATGACGATCGGCATCGGGTTTTCCACCAGCGTCGCCAGCACCAGGCGGTAGGCGTCCGGTTTGCCGGCGCCTTTGGCGATCATGCGGTAGGTGCGGGTCTTGCCGAAGGGAATTTTGCTGGTCTCGCGCAGGACACGGCGCGCGAAGCCGGTGATCGCCGAGGGCCCGAAGTCCCAGGCCAGGCGAAGATTGAGGCGGGCGCCTGCAAAGTACTCCGAGAGACTGCCGAAGAGCTCTTCGAAGTACTCCGAGTCGGGAAGATCCATGAACGAATCGAACCCTGCCGACTCCTCTTCCGAGGGGTCGATCAAGACCCGGGTCACCACTCCCTTACGCAACTCCATTCCGATCTGACCGATCGGCGACGGCATTAGAAAGCGGACCAACTCGGGCGCGCCCTCGGGAGCTACCGAGGAGCTAGTCTGCATGGGCCGAGCGTAACACGTTGGCGGCGCCCTCGGGGGTTGTTCGATGCGCTTTCGAAGGTGATGGAGCACTCGCCT from Acidobacteriota bacterium encodes the following:
- a CDS encoding methylated-DNA--[protein]-cysteine S-methyltransferase translates to MELRKGVVTRVLIDPSEEESAGFDSFMDLPDSEYFEELFGSLSEYFAGARLNLRLAWDFGPSAITGFARRVLRETSKIPFGKTRTYRMIAKGAGKPDAYRLVLATLVENPMPIVIPCHRVVTNKSGIGSYIGGQERKRWLIDMEKEALKRREQGR
- a CDS encoding sigma-70 family RNA polymerase sigma factor; protein product: MTLRQPSAAARLPIAAGDPLSERVERARRGDQIAREELATWCRRAAYLLALQLLRDPEDALDVAQDSALRFFSNLHRFEPGRAVKPWLFAIVRNRVRDLKRWRRVRLHEPLDGLTGEDRPEIVDLSPGPEGTAEQRQLQARLWQAVNQLTDGQREILILRDYQDLSYQEIARVLSIPQGTVMSRLHRARKALRSTLSDLDEAGEISMSGGM
- a CDS encoding glycosyltransferase family 2 protein — protein: MSVELSVVIPTYNRMDTLPEVLAAVEGQRADFEFEVVVVDDGSTDGTAEWLAERAFRRSAQVLRQDNAGPARARNRGVEAARGRWVAFLGDDTVPEAGWLQNHRRAHRERGDARELAVIGYTGWHRRMRLNPFLRYINDYGLQFGYRLIDDPEKVPFNFFYTSNLSLQRELLVAEPFDLRFPYAAWEDIETSYRLHQRQGLRLIYEPRAEVAHDHPTSLARFAERQEKSGYSAVVFYRLHPELGAFLGVGPEGPPPLPPAAPQRFWERLARALQGLPLKLPGLWERTLRFHYIRGLHRAWQDQQAVIKEGA
- a CDS encoding zf-HC2 domain-containing protein produces the protein MPTDEPQGCGRPFAEEMLSGYLDGVLTQADRQQVRLHLEDCAHCRGLVEGMNALRATAANTAFLVPDDGQWNELPKSSGSRWLRTGGWTMLIAWAVAVTAFLGWQLATGHETLWQKLLVFGALAGGLFLFLSVLLDRLRTLPGDRYRRVQK
- a CDS encoding PEGA domain-containing protein; the encoded protein is MVRQIFRRGGIAALGAGALYLALMALMAAPAEAQAARTRPGGSSGGSVSGGSSGGSSSSGGSSSVRSTRPSGVSSGSPTVIERRRPYTRSRDRFRYYGNHGYNDYYFYGGRYYPSYYWSPFGLGWWFGYSSYYPYSYARRPGVAVYGGRLTEEMGALDTDVWPGRAEVFVNGQRVGTVDNYDGFPRYLWLEKGVYDVVFYLDGFKTIARQYTIDPGVVVDVEDRMQRGESVRPEDLASKSTAVRDARLAARREQQPAPTEWRQRVRAQRAERRQAVEESDSVEDLRGEPARLVLSIEPADAAVYLDGEFLGIGNEVARELIVDPGRHRLSIVRPGHESRNVEVEVAAGDETEVDVTLTKLE
- a CDS encoding YbjQ family protein; translated protein: MIVITADAAPPRRIERTLGLVRGNAIRARHIGTDIMAVLRGLVGGEVSEYTKLFAETREQALDRMVAEALTLGANGIVCVRFSTSMVMSGAAELLCCGTAVVLSELEPAG